The Elaeis guineensis isolate ETL-2024a chromosome 5, EG11, whole genome shotgun sequence DNA segment tatttttatctccaaATTTTAGTCTGATAACATTATTTTAGAATGATCTTATATATCCGATCATAATAATGATTTAAGGAGTAATGGTGCTTTAAAATTACTATCACGATGGTACAATCAGATTCAGATGGTCATTTTTGCCTCGGTAACAAAATGACTTATATTTTAGTCTCCACAAGATTGGATGACACACAAGAGGGAAGGCCCACTGCTATACTTTGTGGACTTCATGTTATATCTCCATCCGTTGGTTCATGGGCTTCATACGGTCTTCGCTTCATCTAACAGTATCTTATTGGAAATCAAATTTTGTGTGGGAGGATGAGCATAAGATGTGTCCAAAtccaaaggaagaagaacaaattataaatatgaaTGCCAAAATGTATCAACGACCATTACCAGGTTGTGGGCAGCACCACCACCGAGGCGTTTTTAAGCGCTTTAACTTCGTTGCGATATCCTTGTACGGTTTCTGCTTTCCACGTTCTTTGGTTTTTCTGTTGTCCGTCTGATGGGTGTACGTGCGCTGCAGCGGTCACGCTGCATCGCGTTGCTGCCGCTTCGCCTACAAACAATAGAGCTCGCCTGCTGGGTCCCGTTTGGCACGAGATGACCCCCGCCGCTTCTCAAGCTAATTAAGCACCAAGCACTGCTGTTTCCCCGTCAGTCAATGTGTCCAGAGGGGGGGCACAAACTAGCACCTAGATTAGGTAATTGTAAGGACACACTAACATTGGATTAGCTGGGAATAGGATtctcaaaaaataatgatgaaaataatatgaatttatatatcttgatattcaaaaatttttattgatcccaccaatcatttaaaaaaaaaaaatggtagacTATAGCGGAGCTACAAACAAAGTAATTTATTACTACTTCGCCGCTGAATTAGAGGGCTAttggaaaataaaaataataatttaaagataaaaaataaagctaaaaataaattatttttttgataaataaaaaaaatttatttaaattatgtctATTTATATATGCTAAAAAAACAAACAATATATAACAACTATCTACTTTAATAATAGTAATCTCCGTCTGGCCTTCAATTTTCTGACGTTTCTAATAACCAGCACCAGCCATTCTTACTActcatattattataataatcaatATTGCATCATCTATCAGATCGAAAATCATATCAGATTGGGTTCAACCCATCACTAGCCTTCACTCAACCTATCTTATAGTTTATATGGATTGTCTTTGTGTATTGCCTATAAGCTGATTCTTATTTAGAGGTGCCTTCGTGCCGTTGCAAACGGCTTTCCTATTCAATTATTACCGTTTCTATCTATTACAAGTCTTATCTTTTACCAGTTGTTTGAGTGATTGTGTGATATAAAAGTTTTAGGTCTTGACTCGAGATTTAGAATCCCTANNNNNNNNNNNNNNNNNNNNNNNNNNNNNNNNNNNNNNNNNNNNNNNNNNNNNNNNNNNNNNNNNNNNNNNNNNNNNNNNNNNNNNNNNNNNNNNNNNNNATGAAAGTGCCTAAAAAAGGCACTCTTGCTCTCTTGATCCTTGTTGTAAGGCTCAGCAAGGTCCTTTAGGTTCCCACTTGGTTCCTGCCTCACGTGATCCATCAATTCCAATTATAGAATATTCACTATGACATTCTACACAGTTGCTTCCAGTGGTTATCTGTCAGTACAAACTATccttcataataaaatattataaaaaaatatcataatataattttataatcatataatttttattatatatttttttaaaaaaatatagataaaattgTCACCCCTGTTCCATAGCACATGAAATGATAAAGCAGGATGTCAAACCCATGAAGTCCTTTTATTGTAGGAGAAAAATTGATTGAATAAATTATAACAAATGGCAACATGACCATCTAAGAAGGATAGGTTAATCTAAATGAACTGCTCTTATGGAATTTTGAACATAAAGTTAGCTATCAATCTCTGCTTATCAATTGAATAAGAGACTAACTGTATGTTTAAATCcaattaattggattaaaattgttctttatctaatctatGCCTTGTTATTGTGCATTTTGAACCAAAAGTTTTACTTTAAAATATCATATCAAGAGGATAAATGACTTTGTTTGGAATCCATTCTAtacagtaaattttttatatggtgTCTATCGAGAATAGAAAGTTAAGTAACAATTTAATCAATTATTAGATatttttatgttaatattatggCATATTTAgttcacatatttttttttttaaatgaagcatgatattaaaactttatggaTGCACTAAACTTTTCTTAATATAAGACCATTCAAGTACCCTTATTTATATAATAGCGAAAAAAATCGATTGGTTTGTTTCTCTTGACAAAGTAAAGACTCCAAAATGCAATCTAACCAATAAATTGCATTCTTTGTTCATGTTAATTttagtttcatatttttttaaaaaaaattatgatcatgaAACTTCATCAATGCACTAACTCTTTCTTGATATGAaactattaaaatatatttatttatacgaCGTTAaaagagttaaattaaaatttacatTTGGCATGTTTTTCTTAATAACATGAACAATACATCATTGTAGTAATCTTAAGTTTATTATAAAATGTTATATTAGCAGATTCCACATTTCCTATGTAATGATTTCTCTTAAAGGTAACATAGATACTCGTTATAGCTACAATACTCTTCTGCTAGGTAGGCAGCTGTTCCACGCtgttcattttgaaaaaaaaaagtacttagcatggattttaattttaaaatccatgctaagtagattttcatggatgtttttgtgatggttgtgaatttcatgccaggcaatgttaattatgaattaattttaaaaaaaattacattgcatagaaacatagatccgtcttttgattaatgtacatattctattatatccgtacatttatttatttttgtacggataaaagaattatgtacattgatcaattgattgtccagtatggacagtttgaaaaatgtgagtaattctataggtcattaccataatcaaatggtatgctgagggttcggaataaatttcggatggtattttctttttgttcttcctatacataagaactaagggaaaatgctgccgaaatttttttcggctcttgttgcatatcatttgatttttgtaattgacctatagaattaatacattttctgaatgggataggaccttctttacctattagttgatgatagcaagcatttactatgtaaactttatctagctattatttttttaaattttatgaaatgactgatattttttactcattgcattaatatagattgtataattttttttatttttagataaattgcaagttcggtcatttttatcctacaatggacaaaagttggataaataaaccaaggaatagtaaagaatatttagatggagttcatgacttcattaaatttggtatggagaaaagtagtttgaatgaaaagattttatgtccttgtcggaaatgtgtaaatagttcttctttagatccacaaaatgttgaagaacatttggtatggaatggttttttaagaggttataccgactgaatttttcatggaaaatctatgttgccatcatcatgtaaccaacccttgactcattttggatccactagcctacaagacaattctgcaagagatgatgatataaggggtttgatcacagatgcttttggatttggtgttcaaaatttaggagaatccagtaataTACAAGAAACAATTGGGATGTTTGAtagatgtacgcatacggaacgtatgcatgttgaggagcctatacatacatctaatgatgagacagctcgttatcacaccttaatgaaagatgcagacgaagaattatatccgggttgtacgaaattttttaagatttcttttcttgtacatttatttcatataaaatatttgaatggatggtctggaaagagttttaccatgctgctcaagttattaaaggatgcatttccagaaagcactcgtttaccaccatcgtattatgaagccaagaaagtagtaaaggaattggatcttggatacgaaaagattcatagttgtccgaaagattgtatgttatatcggggtgaaaacgctaatcaagagtcatgcaatgtatgtggatcttcaagatggataacacaaaaagaagatcgatgtATCCtaattcacctagcttcagaagttaaagttggtggaccggtacattatagatggatgtatcctattgagaggtattattgcaaaccttaaatcttttgataattttattagaaacaacagcatactgatattttaataaatatttaattcttgaaggtatcttgtgcgtcttaaagattatgtgcgaaatagagcatatcccgaaggctcgattgctgaagcatatattgcggatgaatgtttgacattttgttcaagatatcttcaaggtgtagagactatttttagtcgacctcaacggcataatgactttgtggagaatgcagaactgtataagttcttaactgctggaaaattcttgggaagagctgaaagtattgtacttgatcaaaaatccttagcacaagcacatcgttatgtgttacttcatagtgacataatatctgaccatcgcaggttagtatatttaaggaatgacatcaaaatttaaattttatattagatataatgttctaaatgatatatttatattttatgcagtgaatttttaatttatcagagacgagccaatcataacattcgtcctaatgcaaggattgaacagcgatggttggtcgagttattccctatgtggctttcgaatcaggtgtgatttatatttaattatgggatatattaatttttgatacatatttaatatcagataactcaactgcacttcgtcatatcattttttgttaggtatcaaagatgatggagacaaataattcagatgaactaatagcttttgctcgaggacctaacaagattgtgaatagatataacggtttcataattaatggctttaaatttcatactagagaacgggagaaatttagaaaaatacagaatagcggtgttatggtggaagcggatgaaaaatcctattatggtgcacttaaagatatctatgagttggattattatggaaaatttaaagtagtactgtttagatgtgattggatagacataaactcaccaagggatttgaaacaagatgcaaatggatttacacttgtaaatttttcaaggttgatacacactggtgtgttattgaaggatgacccattcattttttcatttcaagctcgtcaagtattttatgtacaagacgcaaaagataaagattggtttactgtcatcaaaacaaaacctagagacttatatgatatggaaaaccaagtggaggatgatgacgatgacacttatacacaatatatgccctacaattttgtggcagttgatgatttaaatgctacgacgacgttggttagaacagaatttgaaggaaacactactgcttgattgttactggtaataattatttatgatgtatatattttgcattaattattgtgttattttactccatatattaactgattctaccttttatttatataaatgctaggtgacatcatgcgtcgcaggggacgatatgctggtgtgcagtttcagttttcacagacagaggccggtacgtcttcttcagcacagcagcctgaggccagttcagctgcacagcattctgagccctgtccttcatcatcagcacagcacgatcctcctgttcatcagtcagatgatgagatacacgtgcagggtatatattgtctttcatgtaattttatttttattttattttatgtatatttatgatatagttacttttatgtattttttgcagacggatccgggagagtacgccccagacgcggacccacagtagtacgagatgtgtggcagatgcgtgagggcgagaggattgttgtggagtgcaatcagctaggtcagccaattaagaaagctgcctgcttattgatttcatttttggggactgttgctcggaggcctcagctatgtccgttgggctatgcaaaatggaatgacatgcttccaacgtacaaagttgagctcctccgagttatagaggtaatgaattgatgttcatactgtatattaattgttaatcatttatataatttatttcatttcatttttttttttatagagcaagtttgttctccctccatccactcatgattttgtaatgaagtctctcaaccgcaaatggaaagaatatagagcacaattgaagaaggactatatgagacagggtatgacagaggaggaggttgctaggaattgtcctcctgatgtaccccctcatcagtggatggagttggttcattattggttctccgaaaGGGCACAGATATATTATctgcttattatctttttttctaaatattttataaaaatattgatttttattatatattatacatataacaagttctttactttattttacagacttattctgctattggtagagctgcacgagcagctcagtctgttcctcatatatcggggtcgaagagttatgcacgactccgacaggagtttgtatgttccttaaactttcataattaacttttaatttttatgttgaaatatttatataactaatatcattatgtatcgtggatcatgtctgtatcatgatactcatatatttttttaaattattataactgtttgcttaaaattaaaattatttgtgtaggtggatgagcatgggagggaacccggacaagtggagttttatcggatgactcatactcatcaggatggtacttttgttcgagatgagtcgagagatttatatgtacgatattattaatattctattttttgcaatgatttaaatttaattttgttagctattaatgtataactcttgttttcaaaaaaaatataggagagggctacatctctcattgtggagcgtgacgacgagtccgcagcatctacgcagcagagccgtatcgaggccgaggtgttcacagagttatTGGGACCAGAgtgctacggccgagtgagggattatggagtaggagtcacccccactcagttatctgaggttagtagatatacgcagcatgctgcagcagatgctcaggattcacgcgttcgcagactcgaggcggagatacaggagattagacagagtcgtgccgctgagatggaggagatgcgacagagccgtgccgagatgcaggccatgaggggacagattgatcgccttacatctttattagagatgtatggtccatctcaggtaaacacatattattaaatatatatttttgtattaatttaatgatttatatagttttatttatagatatacaaatcatgcttttgatatgtttcttataggctcctggcacatcaggcacccgtcgagacagcggcacgtcacgtggagacaacgacgaccatccgcctgcagattgacattattttatttttattatatttttatatttatttatattactcttgattgtaatggacgattagtactttatttttatttatataaaataatatcttttggtttggttaaatttgctatttaagtttgcttttggtgtgaatggtggtgattgtacaggtgtgaatggtggtaattgtacaggtttatgttagaataattgatataattttgtacaggaatgtatgtattcttttttttttgtatataaaatctgtattttttttctcttaaaacctttaacgacgcttataagcgtcgttaaagacaaaaaGTCGACGCTTtgaaaagcgtcttggtagagtgcgggtcgcggagtcattaacgacgctaaaaagcaccGTTAAATGtggttttaacgacgctttaaagcgtcgttagaaatgaatttaacgacgcttaaaagcgtcgttaaaacaaacttaacgacgcttataagcatcgtaaAAAACCTAACAGCCGATGCTTcaaaaagcgtcttggtagagtgacggacgcgttgtcattaacgacgctaaaaagcaccgttaaaagttaattttacgatgctttaaagcgtcgttaaaaaataacgacgcttttaaaaagcgtcggcgcttttcgtctccactcttacatagacGATGCTTTGGCGACGCTTTTTGAAGCATCGTAAAGGATATTGACGATGCTTATTAGCGTCGTAAAATAACcttaatagcgtcgttaatgaccattttcaCCGTAGTGATACTTTCCAAGATGCAGCTTAATCTACACCAAAGAAGAT contains these protein-coding regions:
- the LOC140857823 gene encoding uncharacterized protein, which encodes MRRRGRYAGVQFQFSQTEAGTSSSAQQPEASSAAQHSEPCPSSSAQHDPPVHQSDDEIHVQDGSGRVRPRRGPTVVRDVWQMREGERIVVECNQLGQPIKKAACLLISFLGTVARRPQLCPLGYAKWNDMLPTYKVELLRVIESKFVLPPSTHDFVMKSLNRKWKEYRAQLKKDYMRQGMTEEEVARNCPPDVPPHQWMELVHYWFSERTYSAIGRAARAAQSVPHISGSKSYARLRQEFVDEHGREPGQVEFYRMTHTHQDGTFVRDESRDLYERATSLIVERDDESAASTQQSRIEAEVFTELLGPECYGRVRDYGVGVTPTQLSEVSRYTQHAAADAQDSRVRRLEAEIQEIRQSRAAEMEEMRQSRAEMQAMRGQIDRLTSLLEMYGPSQAPGTSGTRRDSGTSRGDNDDHPPAD